gaaGGGAGATATAAGAATATTACCTGCAGCTATCCCAGGGTCCTGGAAGACCAGTTACATTTGCATGAAGAGATTTTTGCACCTTAGGAATGTTCAAGTAGGAGAAGATATAGTTATCCGAGCACGGATCGAATGCCGATAGCTGAGAAAACAAGCAATGAAAACTGAGAAAATTCTTAAACAGAAAAGAATGTAGTTGTAGAAGATGATCGGTAGAAGTATACTGAGGGAGAGTTCGAAGGCGGTGATGAACACAAAGGAGCATAGATGTCGTAGAAGAAAACGTTGGCCTTAGCATCAAGTGCTTCAGAGATATAGTTATTGCAAGCATCTGACACATTTACACTCCCTGAGAAATTGCAATTTGAAACAATTCCCTCATGAATTTCATCGGATATGAGAGCATGCGACCAGAAGAAGTCGAATATCCCAGTGTATGTTGTTTCATAATCTACGTATGCATTTCCCATCTGAACATCACAAAATCATAAGTGTCAGTTCTCAATATATTGagttgattttttcttttttcttttttgggtttcCGAAGAAAATTTGGCAGGCTGATGAATGATGCTTACAGCTATTCCCCTTAAGTTGATGACAGTTTGGTTAGTGATCTTGTTGTTGTGAAGGATTAGTTCAGCAAGCTGAGGGATATAGTGTCCTGCATAACTCTCTCCAGTTATGAAGAAGTCCCTGGTTTTGTATTCAGGAAACCTTTCCAGCCAGTTGACAAGAAAGCTGTATGAATCTGCTGCAGTCATTGCATCGCCGCTTTTGTCGTAATCTGATGTTGTATTCGAGTAAGAAAATCCAACACCGGCTGGAGACTCCAGAAAAAGGATGTTTGCAGCTGCAACAACATTGCCAGAGTCATACTTGTAATTACTGTTTAAGGTCTACTTTCAAGAATTTGATGAACAATTTGCACAGATGATCAATGAACACTCACCATTGTTCCAAGCATATTTGTTTTCCCATAGAGTTTTACCATCACTATTGACTCGAAATGGGCCAAGTTCCATCATTGCTCCATTTCCAAACGACGAGCAACCGGGTCCTGGAGAGCAAAACAACAGAGAGAATGAGCACAGAAACAACAAAAACGACATATGCTTCCAAATACATATGGCAAGTGAGACTACagaaagaaaatgtgaaatcaCCTCCATTTAGCCACAGCACAAGAGGCTTGCTAGAAGAGTCCTGAGACTCTGCAAGGTAGTAGAACAGCGCCCTGCCAGCTTTCGGATCAACAGTGACATATCCCGAGTACTGATCAAAGTTCATTCCATTAGGCTGCCCCGGCAAACTTTCAATCTTGTCAGCAGCTTTCAGTCCATCTTGAGGGCCTACGTACACTGGTAAATACTCTCTGGCAATCAACTCGGGAGCAGAATGACTACCAGACTCTGCCTTTTTCGACAAGTGCGCATCCAAAACTTTCCCGAGTGGATCGAACCCAATTCGTCCATAGCAATGAACAGCCGCAGCATGGcatgaaagaaaaaacaatgcTAGGAAAGCACCCCTCATCTTGGCTGCAAAACAGAGCACTGGTGTATGATCAATACAATTATCCCTAATTTTATCCATTTCCAATAGCAAGCATTGGTGGTGTCactttttggttttttatttttggaattagAACCCAAATAACGTTTTCTATGCTTGGGCCTGCAATGCGTGTTCTTAAAGCTGTTCACCATAGGGATTGTCAAACATCATGCCAAAGAATCTCTTACGAGTGCCTTCTGCCAAAGAGAGGACAAGGAGATGAGAGACGAAGGTTGCAAAGGGAAAGCTTAAACTATTCAGATGGCCGTGCTTGTTTACCAGCTAGTGCAGCAAAGTTCTTTCTGGGTAATGACTACAAGACTATTCTACACCAGAAAATAGATCAGAGCCATAGAATGATATACTTTGGGTGCATTCAATCCTTCCTAAAACTAATTGTGCTAGAAGCCGTGTGCCCTTGTCCCACCAGCCAAAAGGTTGCAATGAGAAAGAATGTGCTTGGACTTGAACCGTTTTGAGGAACACTCTTGTTTAAACCGAGTCTGTGCAAGGGAATCAGTCCCAAAAAAACTGCAGAATCCTTTCAATTAATTGAACAGCAAAACAGTCAAATGGCAATCTCAAGCGGACAAGGAAACGGGAGATTTTTGTCTTTGATAATGTTCAATACTAAAGTGCAGAGGAAACATACTAAACATGGCTTTCCAGGCAAAAACTTAGTAATATTGAGAAGCAAACAAGAACAAGCATAAAAATACACTTCTAAACTTTCTTGACAATGTAAACAAAGGGGGGGGATGACCATATTATTGATCAAACAGCAGTCTCTTCTGTTATGCAATCAGGATGAAACTATAATGGTGGGGACTGGAACAGGACTCGGACCCAATTAGGTAGGTTCCTCCCTTTGTCTCACTTTGTGAAATGCATATGCCCAGTTGTTATGATGAATGATACGCATTCCAGCAACAAACACATTTTGTCCTTGCCCTTTTGCACTTTCTCATCGTCCACACACTCTTTGGTTTAATACAAGTGGGATCAGACGAGAActatatagaaaattattaaacaatttaaaactaaataagtATTTTGTCCTTTACGTACAAGAAGTAGATCCTTCCATCATAAACTTTTAGGCAAAGAAAGAATGAACAGGTAATTAAATGATTtccaaataaaatgattttcttGCACCACACCACGACAATAACTAGACACCAAAACTCACCCAAAGAGAAGTACGAGTCAAGTCAAGTCATCAGTCCAACAAACAAATTGAATAGCGGTAATTTTGTTAcgattatatctttattttaatcttaaaaattaaatttaattaaatttttgtgattATATGCAAGTCtatatgaaaaatgaagattaaaTCGACGgcatattcaaaaatttagaaaaataataataataataaagatatatataatatataatatattataatacatatataatataattctatctatatataatacatatatatgcgtgcatatcatataaacatatacataaaatataatataataattcatatgtTCACCCAAATTGAGCAgcatgcgtatatatatatatatatataatataatataatatattaatagcATATTCTCAGTGCAGGCATGCGTGAAGCTTGGAGGCACAAATTGGAATTAAAGCCCACCACATACCCCATTTTAAGACCCAAATCATGTCCAAATTTGAAGCCCATGAAAGCCCAGCTCACGGACAGAAGACGCACAGCTTGTATCTGCACGGTCCCTTCACTGTAATTAAATCCAATTGTAAGGGGCAAGCTGGAGCTGTGCGTGAACGCACAGAAGTGCAGAGAAACCCTAAGCCCCAATCCGCGTAGCAACCAGAATAAGGGGTAGAATTTTAGGGCACTGTGCGCTGGAAGGAAGGCTGGAACAGACAGAGGAAgacccccatccgccatttccAATTTCCAGAATAAGGGGGCGCTGGAGTGATCAAAGAGAGCTGGAGACGGAAACAGCAGCAAGGAGGAAGAAGCAGTGCGCTgtcctttcattttctgttttgttcTGCCTTCAATTTCATTTTCCATTCCGTGTTATTTCAATTCCAGATCTTCAGTTCTCATTCTTCTATTCgctattctttcattttaatGCACTGTTCATCTTGCTGTTCCTTCGTTAGTGTTTTGGTTTAGTTTCTACTGTTagagaggctgtttggcttacccatttttttcatagcttttaagttatttagctttcaagttaaaagttaaatagcatttaagttgataatgtgtttaaataaatatgcttttaaattattaattaatatttatgtgtttggtttgaaagagttgataagttattaaaatttgataaaaagattaaaatagacatgatgttaaatgatgtaaaattttattattaaatgttaataaattatacataattattaaaaatatattaatacaatattactatatattatatatgttgtatataataataatatatattattttgtgttatatatatacatataacatataatatataatatatatatatatatacgctgCAATTGCGCGAGAGAAAATTAGGAGAAGAACAACGACTGATGGCGGATCTGGAGGAGGGGTGATGACGGCAGCTCAATTGGACAACGATGACGGCAGATTTGGAAGAGGGGCGACGGCTACAACCCAGCTGGAGGAGGGGTGACGACGGCAATTGTAGCGGCAATGACAATAATGACGTTCAAGATGatgggagaagaagatgtaACTTAAGGACATAATAGTATTTCGTCGGTCAACTGTGTAGcgttttttgtcaaaattgggGCAACAATTTTTGTAAAACGCTATTATAATAGCTTTTAAACTACACAACTTTTTAGTTGATTGTTATTGTCAAACACTTCATAATAAAATGCTATATAGCTTGCGATCGAACCGTTAAACCAAACAGCCTCTTAGTCTCATAGCCATGTTCTAATTTTCTGTTAATAATTTTACTGTTCATTTATATTCTTCCATTTATTTTCTGGGCACTTTAATTctgcaaaattttaattttgtctttttaattttagcacTTTAAATTCTAGTattaaatctttatattttaattactatcatttaatttccagcacctaaataactgtaattttaatttctattatttaaattttataatttaatttttatttttaattttatgcatttaatAATAAAGATGTGTGGTTAATAATTTTCGGACCAAGGCGATGACAGTGTCAAAAGTCAAAAATTTTCGAGACATCCGAACTTCATTGTTTATGTTGAGGTGTTggatttaattttgagatttttataaaattatttagatttgGATTGGGATATATGCCTAATCCAGAACCCTCATACCATGTATGTGAATTGCCCAACCTGAAAATATCATAATCTCCAAATCTAAATATGCAATATGCATTTCGATTTATGGTGATTGCTTAAGTTAGAGTCGTCATGCCATGTATGTTGGTTACTAAAATTAGAATAATCATCATCTCGAAACGTAGTCAATAgcaaagattttaaaattaatttaactcaatgATACTGTCATTTGTGAGTATTGAGAAATATTTGgattgacactgaaattgtcttgacccgaTACATTCTGTTTTCAGTaccaatttaattaaaattttcaaaattaattaatcggtTTGATTGTCTACACACATTGATTTAATTTatgcatttttgttttatttacataaataagTGAATTGGCCCGACAACTCAATTCGTATCGCGGCTTTATTTTCATCTCAATAAGATTTATCAGTGAATCGACTTGGATTCccatctaataaataaatttgtgttgCAACATATACTCATATTCTGACGAATATAAACGCTCTGTAGTTGTatgtttgatttctttctttatttgtttagttAATTACACCCAGTTAAAAAGCGCAGTCACAAATACATCTAAAGCAATTTGGCACctacttaaaaaaaaaggaaatagctTCACTGGCAGTTGATCTATCGTGTTCCCGGGACTACTACGGCCAGAGCACTTACCAGTGTATGTTCGCCTtggagatggattgaaagaaGCTGTCAAGATTGTATCTTCTCCCCAGgacaggcaggcaggcaggcagggcACTTTGCTACTAGTTCGCCGAGTCTCAGAACAGAACTATTTCAAGCAAGGATCTTCTGCTTCTGCTGTGGTTAAATGGACAAGATTTCACATTCAGCTATCAACAACACAAGCATTCTCATTTTTGTTGTCCCTATCATCATCTTCCTCTCAAGAAAGAACCTGTCTGTCTGCTTGACTTTTGGAAATACAGCAATGATGGTGGAACGTCAACCATTTCAAGTCAATAGCAATGGTTAAACCCTCTCCCCATATCAGAAAAAAGTAAACAGTCTCAGAACAATGGTCAGGGCTAATGCTTTCATGCAAATtagtcattttataaaatgagcTATTAGCGCtaagaaaagtcaaaatttttcGAGTTGCGGTGATTTTatctaattcttttaattttgtcaattaagaccgaatttataaaattaataacaattttaattaaattgaaataacgGGCTGTCCGACCATCAACCCTTGACCACGCgatacaattttattaaatataattttgtatagcagcttaataattttgttagccaAATTGAAATAACAgctttctataattttttttatgataaaatgttatatacatttttttgagtgtatgagtttattttttttttttgttataagaaGATTAGCTAAACAAATCacccttacttttttttttaaatagctcCAAACAAACAGTCGCTTTCATTTCAGACCAATTTTTTAGATAGTTCCACAACAAATTACCCTcactctcattttatttttaaacaatccCTAAAATCTGATAAAAGTTTACTATATTCAGTGCAATGCTAGTAGGAAAGAAGAGATTTTGGAGATTTGGACACAgttaaatacttttaattgtCGTCACTGCCATTGACTACAAAGGTGGTTCAAGtaggaccaaaaaaaaaaattgtccgacttgaaaaatctaaacataaatttatgccaaaaaaaaaaaaattcaacaaataacaaaattattttataagcaataatgaataattatttcattaagGCAACTAAAgtaatacacacatatatacattcaccagaatttttttgttaaaacaaTCCCTTTCTTTTTAGAATCACATAGCAAATATATTACATTtgaatggtattttttttttataataaaatgttaaactATTATACAAAGctgtatttaataaaattgtacGGCCGAACTGtccattattttaatttggcTAGAATTGTtactaattttataaatttgaccttaattatcaaaattaaaaagattaaataaaattatcataattCGAAAAAAATTAACGTAAATGGCAATAAAAAAGTACGATTTCCTGACAGAGCAGTGGcaaatatctttttcttctgGTCCCCAGCCAGTGTTAGATTTTCTTACCGCATCAGATCCTTAATTCTTTCTAGTCAACCTGTTGGAAAGGTTTAGAGAGTACAAAACTGGAGACTTTCTCCATCACCGAACAGGACTATGCTGGCCATTTTGTCCCACATCTTCCTCGATTAATCCTTTAACAATAAGATCACTGAACAAACAGAAGGCTGAAATTGGAATTTACACTTCTATATCCAAGGGGTACATAATTTACAACTTGCAATCTCAAAAGATGCAAGTGAGTAGGGATGTGGTTGTAGATGAATTTTCATATTGGAATTGGAACAATAATCAAATTGTAAGGGATGATGGAAATTTACAGAAGTCAAAAACTGTTTCACTCCCGCCTGAATCATTAGCCTCCTCTTCAGAGTTAAAAGACCTTGATTCTTATGATTCTTCAATTGATTCACTTGTTCTCGAGATCTGAGATATATGAAAGGTGTAATTATGTAGCTTTGGAGCCTTCCTCATTTGCAGAGGCAGTAGAATTTGAAGAATGGAGATAGGTAACGCAAGAGGAGATTCAAATGATTGAAAAGAACCAAGACATGGGAATTAGTTTACAAACCAAAATCCAAAAATGTGATAGGGGCTAAGTGGATTTTCAAAACAAAGTCGAATCCGGATAGCACTGTATTCAAGCACAAAGCTAAGTTAGTTGTCAAGGGGTATTCTCAACAACCTGGTGTGGATTTTGGTGGCACGTTTGCACCAGTGACCAGACATGAAACTATAAGGCTTCTATGGGCTCTAACTGCACAATTAGAATAGAAAGTTTTTCATTTAGATGTTAAATCAACATTCTTAAATGGCGAACTACAGGAGGAGCTATTTGTTGAGAAACTAGAAGGCTTCAAAGTTTCTAATATGGAGAATATGGTATATAGGTTGCACGAGGAAGCAACCCCCTAAGGCTTGGTATAGTAAGGTGAATTCTCATTTGGTTAAATGTGGTTTTGTAAAAGTGAAACATAAGCCATTTATATGTCAAAGTTGCATATAATATAGGAATTCTAATTGTCTccatatatgttgatgatatgttggTAATTGGAAATGattcaaaattgattttagaattcaatggtgaaatgCAAGCTCTGTTTGAAATGTCTAGCTTGGGCTACATGACCTACTTCTTTGGAATGGAGATTTGCCAATCTGGTTCAAGCATCTTCATTTTACAAAAGAAATATGCCCTTGAACTcttaaaaagatttaaaatggaaaaattaaaagagagtgTCCACTCCCAtggttcaaaattcaaaaattatcaaaatctaAAGGAGATGAAGTTGATGCAAGTCACTACAGAAGCCTAGTCAAAAGCTTATTATATTTGACAGTTTCCAAACTTGATTTTTCTACTAGTGTTTTGTCTAGGTACATGCAATCGCAAGATAAAATCACTTGGTGCCAGTTAAAAGGGTATTAAGATATATTAAGGGCACAGTTGATTTTGACATCTGGTATAAATCTGTTCAAAATGGGAAGTTGATAGGTTTTTTTGATAGTGACTAAGTTGGATATCTTGATGACATGAAAAGCACTACAGTACAGGTTACGTGTTTTCTGTTGGTTCAGGTATTTTTTCATGGACTTCAAGAAAGCAATATGTATTACCTTAATCCACTACATAAGCAAAGTATATAACTACTGCTGCTATTATAAATCACGTTAGATGGTTAAGGAAGGTGTTAGCAGACTTGCTCTTGATTCAAATGAAGCTACTATCATCATGGTGTGGATAATCAATTTGCTATTGCTATGGCCAAAAATCCTGTGTATCATGGACAAACTAAGCACATAAGCATCAAATTTCATGTTGTAAGGCAAGCTGGAAAAGAAGGAGAAGTGGAACTGGTGCGTCCCAGGAGTAGTTGGTTGACATAATGACAAAGGCTTTGGAGAAAGGTAGATTTAACTTTCTAAGGCAGAAATTGGGAGTCTAGAAGAAAAATCTTAAGGAGTGTTGATATCGTAAGATTTTTCTAGATACTCTTCtgtataagtttttttttttggtcaaagtTGTAAATGTTAGTTTGAAAAAGGAATGATCATCCTCACTTCAAGGCTTACCTTTCTAAAAAGATGATTATAGTAAGCATGACCTTCCTAAAATCATGTAattatgtttcttactttttgtatatatatataaagcaagaAATATCAATGAAATTGATAACAGAagttctattatatttttttctctatctaTTTTCTATTTCAGCAAACCTATTAGctttatcatttttatattatatgaaaaatttaattaagatattaaatataaaaaataagaggaagaagaaggaaaagatgaGAAAATTAAAATCCTCATAATATAAATAGAGCAGTGaagaatatttatgaaaataaaagaaataaataagtgGGTTATaaacttcaaaatttaaaatttatttttaatgaatcttTATGCTTGGAATGACATGGCTTAAAATATGGAATCCAATTCAATTTCATGAGTTTATATTTAGAGTGAATTGAAGCTTCTTTTGctcttatttcttaaaatacCATTGATATAATAACTTtgttaaaataacaataaaaacaattgttatgaaaatttaactaaatatattatattaaaatttaaaattaattcatggCATTTTTTGGCTGCCAGGCCTCGACTCAATTGTGCATTGCGCATCTTGAATTTTACgtaattgtatatattgtaattGAGTAAACCTCAGGGTGGTTTACTTCACTCTTAAGCTTTCTAAAGTTGATTTGATTAAGTGCAACTTCTACTTGCAGTGGCCACTGGCATTTACAATAGTTTTCTACACAAAGTTAAAGAGGAAGTGCACTGAAACAGACTTCTTGGAGTGTTACTGAAAGGAGGTGGATTGGCTGAATGCAAACAATCTCTGTGGTGAAGTTCAAAAGCCCTTTGGCCTTTGCATTATTAATCTTCATTTATTCATCCATAGCCTTGCAATTCTAATCCCTTTGCTTTGCGATCTTcactgtcttcttcttctcactaAGGGTGGAAGCTTCCCTTCCAAGAAGGATGAGAAGGCGGCCAGTGCTCTTGTGCTGGTTGATAACTCGGAAAAAAATGTCcgccccgccccccccccccccctcgccGTCACGAATACCAGATTTTCGTACCCAATAGCGTACCCACCAACTTTAAAACAACGcatcaaaccttaatcccaccatGTGCAATAAAAAGAACATGCATAATGAAAGAATATGAAAATAGTTGTCTGCGACAACTTTTCGACTTTCTCCAATCGCCTTCTGCCATCATCGTCATTATCGTTGGGCGTCAGCCTCTGACTAGCTTCCACAATTGCCATTGATTGTTGTTCGTTGTTGCTGCCAACTGTTAACTCCCTGTGCCGTTTATCGTTGCCACTATCGATTATTCTTGAACTTTAGCCATTGTTGACATTTTCGAGCTTTACCCCAGATCTGCCTGGATTAGGCAAATCTAGCTCACTAGATTAGATCAATCTAGATCTAATCAATTTAAGACCAAATCCAACCCATTAGATCTATCTAGCCTAGATTCAATAGACCCAGATTTGTCTCGCCCAGATTTGTTGCCCATATTTGCTATCCTTGTCTATTTTCTATTAAGTATTTCTTTTACTGGATTTTGACATTGTTTTCGATTATTTGATCTTGGCAATgccaattttgaaatatgattttttttgttgt
This window of the Diospyros lotus cultivar Yz01 chromosome 5, ASM1463336v1, whole genome shotgun sequence genome carries:
- the LOC127802513 gene encoding serine carboxypeptidase 1-like isoform X1, with the protein product MDKIRDNCIDHTPVLCFAAKMRGAFLALFFLSCHAAAVHCYGRIGFDPLGKVLDAHLSKKAESGSHSAPELIAREYLPVYVGPQDGLKAADKIESLPGQPNGMNFDQYSGYVTVDPKAGRALFYYLAESQDSSSKPLVLWLNGGPGCSSFGNGAMMELGPFRVNSDGKTLWENKYAWNNAANILFLESPAGVGFSYSNTTSDYDKSGDAMTAADSYSFLVNWLERFPEYKTRDFFITGESYAGHYIPQLAELILHNNKITNQTVINLRGIAMGNAYVDYETTYTGIFDFFWSHALISDEIHEGIVSNCNFSGSVNVSDACNNYISEALDAKANVFFYDIYAPLCSSPPSNSPSLSAFDPCSDNYIFSYLNIPKVQKSLHANVTGLPGPWDSCSSLISWNDSPLTVLPTIQKLMNSGISVWIYSGDTDGRVPVTSTRYAIDRLQTSVKTPWYPWYLNGEVGGYAVGYENLVFVTVRGAGHFVPSYQPARALAFFSSFLEGKLPPSK
- the LOC127802513 gene encoding serine carboxypeptidase 1-like isoform X2; protein product: MRGAFLALFFLSCHAAAVHCYGRIGFDPLGKVLDAHLSKKAESGSHSAPELIAREYLPVYVGPQDGLKAADKIESLPGQPNGMNFDQYSGYVTVDPKAGRALFYYLAESQDSSSKPLVLWLNGGPGCSSFGNGAMMELGPFRVNSDGKTLWENKYAWNNAANILFLESPAGVGFSYSNTTSDYDKSGDAMTAADSYSFLVNWLERFPEYKTRDFFITGESYAGHYIPQLAELILHNNKITNQTVINLRGIAMGNAYVDYETTYTGIFDFFWSHALISDEIHEGIVSNCNFSGSVNVSDACNNYISEALDAKANVFFYDIYAPLCSSPPSNSPSLSAFDPCSDNYIFSYLNIPKVQKSLHANVTGLPGPWDSCSSLISWNDSPLTVLPTIQKLMNSGISVWIYSGDTDGRVPVTSTRYAIDRLQTSVKTPWYPWYLNGEVGGYAVGYENLVFVTVRGAGHFVPSYQPARALAFFSSFLEGKLPPSK